A DNA window from Brassica napus cultivar Da-Ae chromosome C1, Da-Ae, whole genome shotgun sequence contains the following coding sequences:
- the LOC111202187 gene encoding bifunctional riboflavin kinase/FMN phosphatase, whose protein sequence is MSMSNSLKKLSSCVLIDLDGTLINTDGVVSDILRKYLSKYGKQWDGREALKIVGKTPLEAATTIVEDYGLPCGVDEFNSEFYPLFSAQMDKIKSLPGANRLIRHLNGHGVPMALASNSSRANIESKISYHQGWKDCFSVIIGSDEVSKGKPSPDLFLQAARKLNRDPGECLVIEDSVPGVLAGKAAGATVIAVPSLPKQTHLYTSADEVINSLLDLKPEKWGLPPFQDWIENTLPIDPWRIGGPVIKGFGRGSKVLGIPTANLSTKDYAEELVEHPSGVYFGWAGLATRGVFKMVMSIGWNPYFNNTEKTIEPWLLHDFTEDFYGEELCLIIVGYIRPEANFPSLESLVAKIHEDREVAEKALDLPSYAKFKDDPYLTK, encoded by the exons ATGTCGATGAGCAATTCGTTGAAGAAGCTCTCGTCTTGTGTTCTTATTGATCTCGACGGAACCCTAATCAAcacag ATGGTGTTGTGAGTGACATATTGAGGAAGTATTTAAGTAAATATGGAAAGCAGTGGGATGGGAGAGAGGCGCTTAAGATAGTGGGGAAGACTCCGTTAGAAGCTGCGACTACCATTGTTGAAGATTATGGACTTCCTTGTGGTGTTGATGAGTTCAATTCTGAGTTCTACCCTTTGTTCTCTGCTCA GATGGATAAGATCAAGTCACTTCCTGGTGCTAATAGGTTGATTCGGCATTTGAATGGGCATGGTGTGCCTATGGCCTTGGCTTCTAATTCCTCGAGGGCTAATATTGAATCCAAGATCTCTTATCATCAAG GTTGGAAGGATTGCTTCTCGGTTATCATCGGTAGTGATGAAGTTTCCAAAGGAAAGCCTTCTCCTGATCT TTTTCTGCAAGCAGCGAGAAAGCTGAATAGAGATCCAGGAGAGTGTTTGGTTATTGAAGATTCTGT GCCTGGTGTTTTGGCTGGTAAAGCTGCTGGGGCCACAGTGATTGCTGTGCCTTCTTTGCCTAAACAAACTCATCTCTATACTTCTGCAGATGAAGTCATTAATTCTCTGCTTGACTTAAAACCTGAGAAATGGGGTCTTCCTCCGTTTCAAGACT GGATAGAGAACACTTTACCTATCGATCCTTGGCGTATAGGAGGTCCAGTTATCAAAGGATTTGGCCGTGGCTCTAAAGTACTCGGAATCCCCACAG CTAACTTGTCAACAAAGGATTATGCGGAGGAGCTAGTGGAGCATCCTTCGGGAGTGTACTTTGGTTGGGCGGGGTTAGCAACGAGAGGTGTCTTTAAAATGGTCATGAGCATTGGTTGGAATCCTTATTTCAACAACACTGAGAAAACTATT GAGCCATGGTTGCTTCACGATTTCACTGAAGATTTCTATGGAGAAGAGCTGTGTCTTATAATCGTTGGTTATATACGTCCTGAG GCTAACTTCCCTTCACTTGAGAGTCTGGTCGCAAAGATTCACGAGGACAGGGAAGTTGCAGAGAAGGCTCTTGATCTTCCATCGTATGCTAAGTTTAAGGATGATCCTTACCTGACtaaatga
- the BNAA01G11290D gene encoding uncharacterized protein BNAA01G11290D, with translation MNIATYYRHSNVILNLHVDKTLVRTRQGSSNDITFMTRTQGRRRRGLCLVKACAGTGEEESREQSKTEKRSFLTLAEAGLVEISGLGAHEKFLCRLTISSLNLLRVISEQEGCSIEELNAGKICDWFLKDKLKREQNMESAVLQWDDPDFPF, from the exons ATGAACATTGCCACTTATTATCGTCACTCTAACGTCATCCTTAATCTTCATGTAGACAAGACTTTAGTGAGGACTCGACAAGGAAGCTCAAATGATATTACATTCATGACAAGAacacaaggaagaagaagaaggggatTGTGTTTGGTAAAAGCATGTGCCGGTacaggagaagaagaatccagAGAACAAAGCAAGACCGAGAAAAGAAGTTTCTTGACCTTAGCAGAAGCCGGTCTTGTCGAAATCTCGGGCCTTGGTGCGCACGAGAAGTTTCTCTGCCGACTAACg ATATCATCGTTGAACTTACTAAGGGTGATATCGGAGCAAGAAGGATGTTCAATAGAAGAGTTAAATGCTGGAAAAATATGCGATTGGTTCTTAAAAGATAAGCTGAAGAGAGAGCAGAACATGGAATCTGCCGTACTTCAATGGGATGATCCCGATTTTCCATTTTAA
- the LOC111202188 gene encoding vesicle-associated protein 4-2, with product MTMTTEEKPASDGRGGWGFFKIPFRNSSGRGNAASSAATSPFPSSSSSTSSHLHNHHHHHNHHNHHQLGYNGPHGDGSGQNQNPTPSPSVSSVAKSFLPTKRRLKLDPSEKLYFPYEPGKQVRSAIKIKNTSKSHVAFKFQTTAPKSCFMRPPGAILAPGETIIATVFKFVEPPENNEKPMDQKSRVKFKIMSLKVKGPMDYVPELFDEQKDDVSKEQILRVIFLDPERPNPALEKLKRQLAEADAAVEERKKPPEETGPKMIGEGLVIDEWKERRERYLAQQQGEGVDSV from the exons ATGACTATGACGACGGAGGAGAAACCAGCTTCGGATGGCCGAGGAGGTTGGGGTTTCTTCAAGATCCCGTTTCGAAACTCTAGCGGTCGAGGAAACGCCGCATCGAGTGCCGCCACGTCTCCGTTtccatcgtcttcttcttctacatctTCTCATCTCCATAACCACCATCACCACCACAACCACCACAATCATCATCAGCTTGGCTATAACGGGCCTCATGGTGATGGATCGGGTCAAAATCAAAACCCGACTCCTTCTCCTTCGGTATCGTCTGTGGCTAAGTCGTTTCTGCCTACGAAACGCAGATTGAAGCTTGATCCGTCGGAGAAACTCTATTTTCCTT atGAGCCTGGGAAGCAAGTGAGGAGTGctattaagattaaaaatacCAGCAAATCTCATGTAGCCTTTAAG TTTCAAACAACAGCACCGAAGAGTTGCTTCATGCGTCCACCGGGTGCCATTCTTGCTCCTGGAGAGACTATTATCGCCACTG TGTTCAAATTTGTTGAGCCTCCGGAGAATAATGAGAAGCCAATGGATCAAAAGAGCAGAGTTAAGTTTAAAATCATGAGCCTGAAGGTGAAAGGTCCAATGGACTATGTGCCTGAACTG TTTGATGAGCAGAAGGATGATGTGTCTAAGGAGCAAATATTGCGTGTTATCTTCTTGGATCCAGAACGCCCCAACCCT GCACTGGAGAAACTGAAGCGTCAGCTAGCTGAAGCAGATGCAGCAGTGGAGGAAAGAAAGAAGCCACCAGAGGAAACAGGTCCAAAGATGATTGGAGAAGGACTCGTGATCGATGAATGG AAGGAACGCCGAGAGAGATATCTTGCACAGCAACAAGGCGAAGGAGTTGACTCTGTCTAA
- the LOC106440109 gene encoding sugar transport protein 12 — protein MPAVGIVIGDGNREYPGKLTLYVTMTCIVAAMGGLIFGYDIGISGGVTTMESFQKEFFPSVYEKQKNDHESNKYCKFDSIPLTLFTSSLYLAALCSCVVASYVTRAFGRKLSMLLGGVLFCAGALLNGFATAVWMLIVGRLLLGFGIGFTNQSVPLYLSEMAPYKYRGALNIGFQLSITIGILVASVLNFFFSKIPGGWGWRLSLGGAVVPALIITVGSLVLPDTPNSMIERGRFKQAETKLRKIRGVDNVEDEMDDLIAASEASKLVEHPWRNLLQRKYRPHLTMAILIPSFQQLTGINVIMFYAPVLFQTIGFGNDAALMSAVVTGLVNVGATVVSIYGVDKWGRRFLFLEGGLQMLISQVAVAAAIGAKFGVDGNPGVLPKWYAIVVVLFICIYVAAFAWSWGPLGWLVPSEIFPLEIRSAAQSVTVSMNMIFTFIIAQVFLMMLCHMKFGLFIFFAFFVAVMSVFIYVFLPETRGVPIEEMNQVWRSHWYWSRFVDGDENGRVEMGKVH, from the exons ATGCCCGCAGTCGGAATTGTCATCGGAGATGGCAATAGGGAATATCCCGGCAAACTCACTCTTTACGTCACCATGACGTGTATCGTCGCTGCCATGGGTGGTCTCATCTTCGGTTACGACATCGGAATCTCcg GAGGTGTGACGACTATGGAGTCGTTTCAGAAGGAGTTCTTCCCGTCTGTATACGAGAAACAAAAGAACGATCACGAGTCCAACAAATACTGCAAATTCGACAGCATTCCTCTCACTCTCTTCACCTCCTCTCTCTACCTCGCCGCGCTCTGCTCTTGCGTTGTTGCTTCTTACGTTACTCGTGCATTTGGCCGTAAACTTTCGATGCTTCTCGGAGGAGTTCTCTTCTGCGCTGGAGCTCTTCTTAACGGTTTCGCAACTGCCGTTTGGATGCTCATCGTTGGTCGTTTGTTACTTGGTTTCGGTATTGGGTTCACAAATCAG tCCGTACCGTTGTACCTCTCGGAGATGGCACCATATAAATACAGAGGAGCACTGAACATCGGGTTCCAGCTCTCGATCACTATAGGCATCCTCGTCGCCAGCGTCCtaaacttcttcttctccaagattCCAGGCGGCTGGGGCTGGCGGCTCAGCCTCGGCGGCGCCGTCGTTCCCGCTCTCATCATCACCGTCGGATCCCTCGTCCTCCCGGACACACCGAACTCCATGATCGAGCGAGGCCGATTCAAGCAAGCCGAGACGAAACTCCGTAAGATCCGAGGCGTCGACAACGTCGAAGACGAGATGGACGACCTTATCGCCGCCAGCGAAGCTTCGAAGCTCGTGGAGCATCCGTGGCGGAACCTGTTGCAGAGGAAGTACAGGCCGCATCTTACTATGGCGATTCTGATCCCTTCTTTCCAGCAGCTCACGGGAATCAACGTCATCATGTTCTACGCGCCGGTGCTGTTCCAAACGATCGGGTTTGGTAACGACGCGGCTTTGATGTCGGCGGTTGTTACCGGTTTGGTTAACGTCGGAGCCACCGTTGTTTCGATTTACGGCGTTGATAAATGGGGGAGACGGTTTCTCTTCCTTGAAGGAGGACTTCAAATGCTAATTTCTCAG GTTGCTGTTGCGGCGGCGATCGGAGCTAAGTTCGGGGTCGACGGGAACCCAGGGGTTCTACCAAAGTGGTACGCCATTGTTGTGGTCTTGTTCATATGCATCTACGTGGCGGCGTTCGCTTGGTCGTGGGGTCCACTCGGTTGGCTAGTCCCCTCGGAGATTTTCCCGCTGGAGATCCGATCAGCGGCTCAGAGCGTAACGGTGTCGATGAACATGATCTTCACGTTCATAATCGCGCAAGTGTTTCTGATGATGCTTTGTCACATGAAGTTCGGGTTGTTCATATTCTTCGCGTTTTTCGTGGCGGTGATGTCGGTTTTCATCTACGTTTTCTTGCCGGAGACAAGAGGTGTGCCGATTGAGGAGATGAATCAGGTGTGGAGATCGCATTGGTATTGGTCAAGGTTCGTTGACGGAGATGAGAATGGTCgtgtggagatgggcaaagtcCATTAA